The proteins below come from a single Pseudomonas chlororaphis genomic window:
- a CDS encoding tryptophan synthase subunit beta (catalyzes the formation of L-tryptophan from L-serine and 1-(indol-3-yl)glycerol 3-phosphate), translating to MTQPTTPFNLRSGPDANGLFGAFGGRYVAETLMPLILDLAREYEAAKEDPAFIEELAYFQRDYVGRPSPLYFAERLTEYCGGAKIYLKREELNHTGAHKINNCIGQILLARRMGKKRIIAETGAGMHGVATATVAARFGLDCVIYMGTTDIERQQANVFRMKLLGAEVIPVVAGTGTLKDAMNEALRDWVTNVDSTFYLIGTVAGPHPYPAMVRDFQAVIGKETRDQLQAQEGRLPDSLVACIGGGSNAMGLFHPFLDDKSVDIIGVEAAGYGIETGKHAASLNGGVPGVLHGNRTFLLQDDDGQIIDAHSISAGLDYPGIGPEHAWLHDIGRVQYTSVTDAEALEAFHKCCRLEGIIPALESAHALAEVFKRAPNLPKDHLMVVNLSGRGDKDMQTVMHHMEQSQQEKH from the coding sequence ATGACCCAGCCTACGACCCCTTTCAACCTGCGCAGTGGCCCCGACGCCAATGGCCTGTTCGGTGCATTCGGCGGCCGCTATGTGGCCGAAACCCTGATGCCGCTGATCCTGGACCTGGCCCGTGAATACGAAGCGGCGAAGGAAGATCCTGCGTTTATCGAGGAGTTGGCCTACTTCCAGCGCGATTACGTCGGGCGTCCGAGCCCACTCTATTTCGCCGAACGCCTGACCGAATACTGCGGCGGCGCCAAGATCTACCTCAAGCGCGAGGAGCTGAACCACACCGGCGCCCACAAGATCAACAACTGCATCGGCCAGATCCTGCTGGCGCGGCGCATGGGTAAAAAACGCATCATCGCCGAGACCGGCGCCGGCATGCACGGCGTGGCCACTGCCACCGTGGCCGCACGGTTCGGGCTCGATTGCGTGATCTACATGGGCACCACCGACATCGAACGCCAGCAGGCCAACGTGTTCCGCATGAAGCTGCTGGGCGCTGAGGTGATCCCGGTGGTGGCTGGCACGGGCACCTTGAAAGACGCGATGAACGAAGCGCTGCGCGATTGGGTGACCAACGTCGACAGCACGTTCTACCTGATCGGCACGGTGGCAGGCCCGCACCCTTATCCAGCCATGGTGCGCGACTTCCAGGCCGTCATTGGCAAGGAAACCCGCGATCAACTGCAAGCTCAGGAAGGCCGCCTGCCGGACAGCCTGGTGGCGTGCATCGGTGGCGGCTCCAATGCCATGGGCCTGTTTCACCCGTTCCTGGACGATAAGAGCGTCGACATCATCGGCGTCGAGGCCGCCGGCTATGGCATCGAGACCGGTAAACATGCGGCGAGTCTGAACGGCGGCGTGCCGGGTGTGCTGCACGGCAATCGCACCTTCCTGTTGCAGGACGACGACGGCCAGATCATCGACGCTCATTCGATTTCCGCCGGCCTCGATTATCCGGGTATCGGCCCGGAGCACGCCTGGCTGCACGACATCGGCCGCGTCCAGTACACCTCGGTCACCGATGCCGAAGCTCTGGAAGCGTTCCACAAGTGCTGCCGCCTGGAAGGGATCATTCCTGCGCTGGAAAGCGCCCACGCCCTGGCTGAAGTGTTCAAGCGCGCGCCCAACCTGCCCAAGGATCACCTGATGGTGGTCAACCTGTCCGGCCGTGGCGACAAAGACATGCAAACCGTGATGCACCACATGGAACAGTCCCAGCAGGAGAAACACTGA
- a CDS encoding LysR family transcriptional regulator: protein MRHDLPPLNALRAFEATARLNSVSQAAEQLHVTHGAVSRQLKALEEHLGVSLFVKDGRGLKLTDAGARLRDASSDAFERLRSVCAELTQSTADAPFVLGCSGSLLARWFIPRLGRLNADLPDLRLHLSAGEGDLDPRRPGLDALLVFAEPPWPADMQVYELAVERIGPVMSPHYAGFARLQGAPANALLDEPLLHTTSRPQAWPTWAQQNALESRALTFGQGFEHLYYLLEAAVAGLGVAIAPEPLVAEDVRAGRLVAPWGFGETPARLALWLPKRAADGRARQLAQWLRHELGQPAQSLRLHNR, encoded by the coding sequence ATGCGTCACGATCTTCCTCCGCTCAACGCCCTGCGCGCCTTCGAGGCCACCGCCCGACTCAACAGCGTAAGCCAGGCGGCCGAACAACTGCACGTGACCCACGGTGCGGTCAGTCGCCAGCTCAAAGCACTGGAGGAACACTTGGGCGTGAGTCTGTTCGTCAAGGATGGGCGCGGCTTGAAACTCACAGATGCGGGCGCACGTCTGCGCGACGCCAGCAGCGACGCCTTCGAACGCCTGCGCAGCGTGTGCGCGGAACTGACCCAAAGCACGGCGGATGCTCCGTTCGTACTGGGTTGCTCGGGCAGCCTGCTGGCGCGCTGGTTCATTCCCCGCCTGGGCCGGCTCAATGCCGACTTGCCGGACCTGCGCCTGCACCTGTCCGCCGGTGAAGGCGACCTGGACCCCAGGCGACCGGGCCTGGACGCCTTGCTGGTCTTCGCCGAACCGCCCTGGCCAGCCGACATGCAGGTGTATGAACTGGCGGTCGAACGCATCGGCCCGGTGATGAGCCCGCACTACGCCGGGTTCGCCCGGCTGCAAGGCGCCCCGGCCAATGCGCTGCTGGATGAGCCGCTGCTGCACACCACGTCCCGCCCCCAGGCGTGGCCGACCTGGGCACAGCAAAACGCCCTCGAATCCCGGGCACTGACATTCGGGCAAGGCTTCGAACATTTGTATTATTTGCTGGAGGCCGCCGTCGCCGGACTGGGCGTCGCTATCGCCCCCGAGCCGTTGGTGGCCGAGGACGTACGTGCCGGGCGGCTGGTCGCGCCCTGGGGCTTCGGTGAAACCCCGGCGCGACTGGCGTTGTGGCTACCCAAGCGCGCCGCGGACGGGCGCGCTCGTCAATTGGCCCAGTGGCTCAGGCATGAGTTGGGCCAACCGGCTCAGTCACTGCGTTTGCACAACAGGTAA
- a CDS encoding dodecin flavoprotein, which yields MTDHHTYKKVELVGSSPTSIEDAINNALAEASKSLKHLEWFEVTETRGHIENGRAAHFQVTIKVGFRIANS from the coding sequence ATGACTGATCATCACACGTACAAGAAAGTCGAGCTGGTCGGCTCGTCTCCCACCAGCATCGAGGACGCCATCAACAACGCCCTCGCCGAGGCCAGCAAAAGCCTCAAGCACCTGGAATGGTTTGAAGTCACGGAAACCCGCGGACACATCGAAAACGGCCGGGCCGCGCACTTTCAAGTGACCATCAAGGTCGGATTCCGCATCGCCAACAGCTGA
- a CDS encoding peroxiredoxin OsmC, whose translation MAIIKKASAHWEGDLKTGIGSISTETGVLREAPYGFKARFEGGKGTNPEELIGAAHAGCFSMAFSMILGEAGLKADAIDTNADVTLDQVDGGFAITAVKLTLKAKIPGASQQQFEELSNKAKEGCPVSKVLNAKITLDATLVS comes from the coding sequence ATGGCTATCATTAAGAAAGCATCGGCTCACTGGGAAGGTGACCTGAAAACCGGCATCGGCTCCATCTCCACTGAAACCGGTGTGTTGCGCGAAGCACCTTATGGCTTCAAGGCCCGCTTCGAAGGCGGCAAGGGCACCAACCCCGAAGAACTGATCGGCGCGGCCCACGCTGGCTGCTTCTCTATGGCGTTTTCGATGATTCTCGGCGAAGCCGGGCTCAAGGCTGACGCCATCGACACCAACGCCGACGTCACCCTGGATCAGGTCGATGGCGGCTTTGCGATCACCGCGGTGAAACTGACGCTCAAGGCCAAGATCCCCGGCGCCAGCCAGCAGCAGTTCGAAGAACTGAGCAACAAGGCCAAGGAAGGTTGCCCGGTTTCCAAGGTGCTGAACGCCAAGATCACCCTGGACGCGACCCTGGTGAGCTGA
- a CDS encoding lipoprotein, producing the protein MRALIPILTLIALGGCAMTPLPPVDPNMAWVDFATPSPGGKVLMAQSLDGQRLRDGRFFQVSPGSHELEVRFDFEVFGGGGLGMFSEPQERLCYLTVRYDGFEAGQRYRLEARNLAYSPSARLYNAKREVVAEDRQAHCLM; encoded by the coding sequence ATGCGCGCTCTTATACCGATACTGACGCTCATTGCTCTGGGCGGCTGCGCAATGACCCCGCTTCCCCCGGTTGACCCGAACATGGCCTGGGTCGATTTCGCCACGCCATCGCCGGGTGGCAAGGTCCTGATGGCGCAAAGCCTGGATGGGCAACGCTTACGGGATGGGCGATTTTTCCAGGTGTCACCAGGCAGCCACGAACTGGAAGTGCGCTTCGACTTCGAGGTGTTCGGTGGTGGCGGGTTGGGGATGTTTTCCGAACCGCAAGAGCGGCTGTGCTACCTGACCGTGCGCTACGATGGCTTCGAGGCCGGCCAACGCTATCGCCTGGAGGCCCGTAACCTGGCCTATAGCCCAAGCGCCAGGCTATACAACGCCAAGCGAGAAGTGGTCGCCGAAGACCGACAAGCCCATTGCCTGATGTAG
- a CDS encoding lipoprotein, which produces MRVLMLTSGLLLLTGCAGLPDPDPSQAWIDLGSHQDTALQALEVDDKTSIDKRYFEVQPGSHELTVRYQFAVEPGNIGPDAEPLWRDCRLNVKFKDFNAGQRYQLQAGSIGFRPWAKLYDQQRKVVGQGTPAGCQQS; this is translated from the coding sequence ATGCGCGTGTTGATGCTGACAAGTGGCCTTTTGCTGCTGACCGGTTGTGCCGGGCTGCCGGACCCCGATCCGTCCCAGGCGTGGATTGACCTGGGAAGCCATCAGGACACCGCGTTGCAAGCGTTGGAGGTCGACGACAAGACGTCCATCGACAAGCGTTATTTCGAAGTGCAGCCTGGCAGCCATGAGCTGACGGTGCGTTATCAATTTGCCGTCGAGCCCGGCAACATCGGCCCGGATGCCGAGCCGCTGTGGCGTGATTGCCGGCTGAACGTCAAGTTCAAGGACTTCAACGCTGGCCAGCGTTACCAGTTGCAGGCCGGCAGCATTGGTTTCCGGCCGTGGGCCAAGCTCTACGATCAACAGCGCAAAGTGGTGGGGCAAGGTACGCCGGCAGGCTGCCAGCAAAGCTGA